CCGTCGTACGCCTCGAAGCAGGCGATGTCCGTGATGGCGCCGACGCGTTCACCGGCCCAGCGGACGCGGACCCGCATGCCGGTGTACACGGAGTCGGGGCCGGGCGCGTCCAGTGCGTGGAGCAGGGCGGTGTCGGCGCCGTCGAGCTTGACGAGCACCCAGGCGAACGGGGTGTCCAGCGGCTGGCCGCGGCGCGGCTCGTGGTTCCAGGCCCAGGTGGTGACGGTGCCGGTGGTGGCGACTTCGACGAGGTCGCGGATCTCCTCGGCGGTCACGGGGTCGTACTCGACGGGCGGGACGAGGGTGCGGCCGTCGCCGGTCCGCACACCGAGCACGGTGCGTTCGCGCAGCCCGGTGAGGAAGGCGCTCTGCACGGGCCCGAGCGAGCGGGTGAAGGGGAACTCGACGACGAGAGGAGCACGCAGCACTTCTGGGGAGGGGACGGACGTCATGACGGGGACTCCGTTTCCGGGCGACGAGGGGAAGGGGGCGCCTCTTCAGGGGCGCGGGGAACTGCGCGACCAGCCACGACAGGCCCGCAGTACAAGAGCGACCTACGCACGCCGGAAAACGGGCGCCCGCTTCTCCGCGAAGGCTCTGGAGCCCTCCTTCGCGTCGGCCGTGTCGAAGACGGGCCACCCCCGTTTCAGCTCGGCCGCGAGGCCGTCCGCCTCGGTCATCTCGGCGGTCTCGTACACGGACGCCTTCACCGCCTCCACGGCGAGCGGCCCGCACGCGTTGATCTGCTCGGCGATGACGAGGGCCTTCTCCAGGGCCGTGCCGTCCGGCACCACGTGCCCGATGAGCCCGATCGCCGCGGCCTCCGCCGCCGCGTAGGGCCGCCCGGTGAGCAGCATCTCCAGGGCGTGGGTACGGGGGATCTGCCGCGGCAGCCGTACGGTCGAGCCGCCGATGGGGAAGAGCCCCCGCTTCACCTCGAAGAGGCCGAACGTGGCCGACTCCCCCGCCACGCGGATGTCCGTGCCCTGCAGGATCTCCGTGCCGCCCGCCACGCAGTACCCCTCGACGGCGGCGATGACGGGCTTGCGGGGGCGGTGGTGGCGGAGCATCGCCTTCCAGTGCAGATCGGGGTCGGCCTTCAGC
The window above is part of the Streptomyces venezuelae genome. Proteins encoded here:
- a CDS encoding crotonase/enoyl-CoA hydratase family protein; this encodes MGGTERGTEHLSVRREGATLILTLNRPEAKNALSLAMLVGLYDGWVEVDEDDGIRSVVLTGAGGSFCAGMDLKALAGNGMEGEQYRDRLKADPDLHWKAMLRHHRPRKPVIAAVEGYCVAGGTEILQGTDIRVAGESATFGLFEVKRGLFPIGGSTVRLPRQIPRTHALEMLLTGRPYAAAEAAAIGLIGHVVPDGTALEKALVIAEQINACGPLAVEAVKASVYETAEMTEADGLAAELKRGWPVFDTADAKEGSRAFAEKRAPVFRRA